GCCGGGAGACGGCGTCGAAGACGAGCTTGTCCGTCGCCATCATGACCAGGATCATGACCAGCGCCCAGACGAAGACCATCTGGGTGGCCAGGATCTCACGGCTGTAGTTCATGATGTAGCCGATGCCGGAGGTGACGCCGAAGATCTCCGCCACCACCGAGACCTTGAGGGCCAGACCGAAGCCCACCTTCATGCCCGCCACCAGATAGGGCAGGGTGGAGGGGATGACGATCGCCACGAACTTCTCGCGACCGCCGAGCCGGTAGACGTCGCCCATCTCGAGCAGCCGCCGGTCCACGTTGTCCGCGCCCTCCACGATGTTCGCGGCCACCACCGGCAGCGTGATCATGAACGTCGTGAAGATGGGCGCCCAGTTGGAGAGCCCGAACCAGATGATGGAGATGACGATCCACACGAAGACCGAGGTGGCGTTGAGGACGGCCAGGGCGTCGCGGACGACGTCACGGGCCACCCGGGAGAGGAAGGCGGCCAGTCCGAGGAGGACGGCGACGCCCACGGCGCCCCCGAAGCCGACGGCGATCCGGTAGAGCGACGCCCCGGTGTGCGTCCAGATCTCGCCGCTCAGGAGGATCTCGATGAAGCCCCGGGCGACCGCCGGGGGCGAGGGCAGGACGTAGGCGCCGTACCGCCACGAGAGGAGCGTCCACACGGAGAAGACGACCGCCGCCACGGCGAGCGTGGGGAGGTGGAGCCGGGCCGCCCAGCGCCTGGCGCTCACCCCTGGTAGAAAAATTCGCGGCGGATCCGCTCCGGGTTGTCCCAGACGTCGGACTTGAGGAAACCGAACTCCTTGTTGATCTTGAGCTGCGCGATCAGCGTCTCCACCTGCTCTTCGGGCAGACCGTGCAGCATGCGCACGGTCTCCCGGTGAGCCACCTGGATGACGTCGCGGGGCAGCCTGGTGACCTCGGCGACGATCTCCATCGCCCGCTCGGGCCTGGCGTACCAGATGTCCACGGCGTCCTTCTGGGCCTCGTTCAGGTCCCGCGCGATGGCGGGATGCTTCTGGAGGAACTCGTTGTGAACGAGGTAGCAGACGTGGACAGGGAAGCCGGACGTCCGCCCGGTCGCCTTGCGCCAGAGGTCGATCTGCTTGGCCAGATAAACGCCCTCGCCGCGGAACACCACCGAGTCGGTGATGGGCTGCCAGGCGATGATCGCGTCGACCTCCTTCTTGGCCAATAACGTCACCATGTCGGGCGGCGCGGTGGCGGTCACGATCTGAGTGTCTTTTGACAGATCTATTCCGTATCCCTTCAGGGTCAGCGCGCGGATGTCGAAGAACGTCGATGTGCCCACGATGGCGGCGATCTTGCGCCCCTTGAGGTCCTCCACCCGGGCCAGGCCCGCGTCCTTGCGGGCGACGATGGCGCCCAGCACCGCGGTGGCGACGCCCGTGACCCGGAGCGGCAGGCCGTCCTCGAAGGCCTTGGCAGCCAGGGCGAAGCTCATGTCGATGGCGTCCACGTTCTTGGAGGCGAGCTGGTTGAGCAGCGGCCCCGGCGCGCCGGCCACCACCGAGTACTCGGCGGACCAGCCGCGCCTGCCCAGCAGATCTTCCTTGTGGATGATCTCGGTCGCCGCCCAGCCGAGCTGGAGGTAGGCCAGGCGCACCTTGCCCTTGCTCTGGGCGGCGAGCGCGGCGGGACGGCCGACGATGGCGGCGGCCGTCGCCCCCGCGCCGAGTCTCAAGAACTCCCGGCGTCCGACGCTCATCGCCGTCCTCCTAGTGCCGTTCCAACTTGTTGATACTAAATCTGTCCACGAACGACGTACACTGTGCCTTCCTAGGCGCGAATAGTTGGAACGGCACTAGCCCCGCACCTTGGGCAAGCCCCTGAGCGCCGCGTCGATCTTCGCCGCCGGGTACTCGTAATCTTGAAGTCTGCCGGCGAGGAACGCGTCGTAGGCGCCCAGGTCGAAGTGGCCGTGCCCGGAGAGGTTGAAGAGGATCGTCTGCTTCTTGTCCTCCGTCTTGCAGCGCAGCGCCTCGTCGATCACCACCCGGATCGCGTGGGCCGACTCCGGGGCGGGGATGA
This is a stretch of genomic DNA from Candidatus Methylomirabilota bacterium. It encodes these proteins:
- a CDS encoding ABC transporter permease; the protein is MSARRWAARLHLPTLAVAAVVFSVWTLLSWRYGAYVLPSPPAVARGFIEILLSGEIWTHTGASLYRIAVGFGGAVGVAVLLGLAAFLSRVARDVVRDALAVLNATSVFVWIVISIIWFGLSNWAPIFTTFMITLPVVAANIVEGADNVDRRLLEMGDVYRLGGREKFVAIVIPSTLPYLVAGMKVGFGLALKVSVVAEIFGVTSGIGYIMNYSREILATQMVFVWALVMILVMMATDKLVFDAVSRRVARWR
- a CDS encoding ABC transporter substrate-binding protein produces the protein MSVGRREFLRLGAGATAAAIVGRPAALAAQSKGKVRLAYLQLGWAATEIIHKEDLLGRRGWSAEYSVVAGAPGPLLNQLASKNVDAIDMSFALAAKAFEDGLPLRVTGVATAVLGAIVARKDAGLARVEDLKGRKIAAIVGTSTFFDIRALTLKGYGIDLSKDTQIVTATAPPDMVTLLAKKEVDAIIAWQPITDSVVFRGEGVYLAKQIDLWRKATGRTSGFPVHVCYLVHNEFLQKHPAIARDLNEAQKDAVDIWYARPERAMEIVAEVTRLPRDVIQVAHRETVRMLHGLPEEQVETLIAQLKINKEFGFLKSDVWDNPERIRREFFYQG